One window of the Natronomonas marina genome contains the following:
- a CDS encoding DCC1-like thiol-disulfide oxidoreductase family protein, with the protein MSEDAFVYDDDCGFCKWWADYFARRTDLEMVAFSELTDEHLERLPDDYEECAHLLTDGAVYSCGAAIEQALARADVPPGADDLFGFLRQFRDYERFREELYQAGADRRDALGQFVSKEEVGEE; encoded by the coding sequence ATGTCCGAGGACGCGTTCGTCTACGACGACGACTGCGGGTTCTGCAAGTGGTGGGCCGACTACTTCGCGCGGCGGACCGACCTGGAGATGGTCGCCTTCTCGGAACTGACCGACGAGCACTTGGAGCGACTCCCCGACGACTACGAGGAGTGTGCCCACCTGCTGACCGACGGGGCGGTGTACTCCTGTGGCGCCGCCATCGAGCAGGCGCTGGCCCGGGCGGACGTGCCGCCGGGCGCCGACGACCTCTTCGGGTTCCTCCGGCAGTTCCGCGACTACGAGCGTTTCCGCGAGGAACTGTACCAGGCCGGTGCCGACCGGCGGGACGCGCTCGGGCAGTTCGTCTCGAAAGAGGAAGTCGGCGAGGAGTGA